The Deltaproteobacteria bacterium genome includes a window with the following:
- a CDS encoding class I SAM-dependent methyltransferase — translation MVRLCYEETDEFIIFNKPIGLNTHAVDSGKDGLVEFLSEKLKQKLYPVSRLDQATSGIILFAKASSVQKISQLEADKEIIKEYLLLTDRPFNLSRVHELDKCHFSLLKNHSEEKPHFLFKTEITQKDKIYKSHLNSQTNAESEFSFVRKMGETYLWSVRLHTGKTHQIRLHCQNLQMPILGDSLYQGTSFYRLCLHSGKLTFFGKSYESDLPLWAEEFASQFLNLKRELQITLEAFEKRKLNYQVDSNDCFRWLHQEIPVLKLDQFGEYLYLYDYSSEASFSGEVIELISKFFKKSVFIRQMKNRGDDPNENNLWIFRLQEQKREKVIEPISWIAYENGSKYELRTHQGLSPGLFLDQRENRRWVFENSKGKNILNLFSYTGGFSLMAAVGGASGIDTVDVSQKFIQWSQKNFEINDLVTSDSEKKFRFWVQDCLVFLKIAVKKRKKWDLIVLDPPTFGRSKFGVFQIEKNFDELLTNVSLLVSEGGKILLSTNFEKWNYFDLISNVKKNLKGFNYEIFKAPSQSLDFDYPHQNSLMKSMIIHIN, via the coding sequence ATGGTGCGGTTATGTTATGAAGAGACGGATGAATTTATTATTTTTAATAAGCCCATTGGATTAAACACCCATGCGGTTGATTCAGGCAAGGATGGACTGGTAGAATTTCTTTCGGAAAAATTGAAACAGAAGTTGTATCCAGTTTCAAGGCTTGATCAGGCGACTTCTGGGATTATTTTGTTTGCCAAAGCGTCGAGTGTTCAAAAAATCAGCCAATTAGAGGCAGATAAAGAGATTATTAAAGAATATCTCTTGTTAACGGATAGGCCATTTAATCTTTCTAGGGTTCATGAACTTGATAAGTGTCATTTCTCTTTATTGAAAAATCACTCAGAAGAAAAACCTCATTTTTTATTCAAAACAGAGATAACTCAAAAGGATAAAATTTATAAGAGTCATTTAAATTCTCAGACAAATGCTGAATCTGAGTTCTCGTTTGTCAGAAAAATGGGAGAGACGTACTTGTGGTCGGTTCGTCTACATACGGGTAAAACCCACCAAATACGCCTGCACTGTCAAAATCTTCAAATGCCCATTCTAGGAGACAGTCTTTACCAGGGAACTTCCTTCTATAGACTTTGTTTACATTCTGGTAAATTAACTTTTTTCGGAAAATCATATGAGTCGGATTTGCCTTTGTGGGCCGAAGAGTTCGCGAGTCAATTTTTAAATTTAAAGCGAGAACTTCAAATAACTTTAGAGGCATTTGAAAAACGAAAACTCAATTATCAAGTGGATTCAAATGATTGTTTTCGTTGGCTCCATCAAGAAATTCCTGTATTAAAATTAGACCAGTTTGGGGAGTATTTATATCTTTATGACTACAGTTCAGAGGCTTCTTTTTCTGGCGAGGTAATAGAATTAATTTCTAAGTTTTTCAAAAAATCAGTATTTATTCGTCAAATGAAAAATCGAGGAGATGATCCTAATGAAAACAATTTGTGGATTTTTCGACTTCAAGAGCAAAAAAGAGAAAAAGTGATAGAGCCCATTTCATGGATTGCTTATGAAAATGGATCGAAATATGAGTTAAGAACCCATCAAGGACTTTCTCCAGGGCTTTTTTTAGACCAAAGGGAAAATCGAAGATGGGTCTTTGAAAACTCCAAGGGTAAGAATATTTTAAACTTATTTTCTTATACTGGAGGTTTTAGCTTGATGGCAGCCGTTGGCGGAGCTAGCGGCATTGATACCGTTGATGTGAGTCAAAAATTTATTCAATGGAGTCAGAAAAATTTTGAAATTAATGATTTGGTAACGAGTGACTCTGAAAAGAAATTCAGATTTTGGGTGCAGGACTGTCTTGTTTTTTTAAAAATTGCAGTCAAGAAGAGAAAGAAGTGGGATTTGATTGTCCTTGATCCTCCTACTTTTGGTCGGAGTAAATTTGGCGTATTCCAAATTGAAAAAAATTTTGATGAATTGCTTACAAATGTTTCTTTGCTTGTTTCGGAGGGGGGGAAAATACTCTTATCTACGAATTTTGAAAAGTGGAATTATTTTGATTTAATTAGCAATGTTAAGAAAAACTTAAAAGGATTTAACTATGAAATTTTCAAAGCACCCTCGCAAAGTTTGGATTTTGATTACCCTCATCAGAATTCACTAATGAAAAGTATGATTATTCATATAAATTGA
- a CDS encoding helix-turn-helix transcriptional regulator, which yields MPLGKKEREFLDSEFVVAKKYGKLTPGKALKIYRELQGYTQAELAQKSGLKQATISSLEHDRIVMGIDRAKMLGRALKVHPAVLAFADWDMDAEAA from the coding sequence ATGCCTTTAGGAAAAAAAGAACGTGAGTTTCTGGATAGTGAATTTGTAGTTGCAAAAAAGTATGGAAAATTGACCCCCGGTAAAGCACTAAAAATTTATCGTGAATTGCAAGGTTACACGCAGGCAGAGCTTGCGCAGAAATCTGGGCTTAAGCAGGCAACGATTTCTTCTTTGGAGCATGATCGTATCGTGATGGGCATTGACCGGGCTAAAATGCTTGGGCGGGCTCTTAAAGTCCACCCGGCGGTTCTTGCTTTTGCTGACTGGGATATGGATGCTGAGGCGGCCTAA